The Lutibacter sp. A64 genome segment TTTACGTGTTATAAAAGGTTTTAATGCTGAAACTAAAATTGAACATAAATTTAATAATTCTACAACAAAATTTAGAGATTTAATGACCAGCGTTATTCAACGTAAAACATTAGCTTCTCCAATGAGTGAATTTTTAGGATCAGCAACTATAATTGCAATTTTATGGTTTGGTGGGAAATTGGTTTTAGGCGATAATAGCGATATGCAACCTCAAGAATTCTTTGGTTATATCGGTCTGTTTTATTTAGTATTAAACCCTGCAAAAGCTATTTCAACAGCTTTTTATAGCATTCAAAAAGGAAATGCATCCGCAGAACGTATTATTGATATTTTAGAAACTAAAAATACCATTGTAGACAAACCTAACGCACAAATTAAAAATAACTTTAATACAGAAATTTCATTCGAAAATATTTCTTTTAAATACTTAGATGAATATGTTTTAAAAGATTTTTCTGTAAAAATTAAAAAAGGGCAAACTGTTGCATTGGTAGGACAATCTGGAAGTGGAAAATCTACCTTAGCAAATTTAATAACACGTTTCTACGATGTAAATAAAGGTGCTATAAAAATTGACGGTGTTGATATTAGAGATCTTTCTCAAAAATCATTAAGAGATTTAATGGGAATTGTAACTCAAGAATCTATTTTATTTAACGATACTGTTAAAAATAATATTAGCTTAGGTGTTGAAAACGCTACTTTACAAGAAGTAGAAGACGCGGCAAACATTGCAAATGCACACGAGTTTATTAAAGATTTACCATTGCAATACGAAACCAATATTGGTGATAGTGGAAATACTCTTTCTGGTGGACAAAAACAACGTTTAAGCATAGCACGTGCAGTACTTAAAAATCCACCAATAATGGTTTTAGATGAAGCCACTTCTGCACTTGATACCGAAAGTGAACAATTGGTACAAAAAGCATTGGACAAAATGATGGAAAATAGAACATCATTAGTAATTGCACATCGTTTATCTACAATTCAAAAAGCAGATTTAATTTTAGTGCTTAAAAAAGGAAAAATTGTAGAACAAGGCAAACACGATGAATTATTAGTCCAAAAAGGTGAGTATTTTAAGTTGGTTACTATGCAAACACTTTAGTTTTATATTTTTAGTTTCCAAAATTTAACAAATCTTGTTATTCAGTTTGTATTTTAATATTTGTTAGGCTAATTTTAGTTCAATTTGTAACTTTACATAAACAACTAAAATTATGAGTCAAATTATAACATTTGGAGAGGTTTTAATGCGTTTATCTCCAATTGGAAACAAAAAATTTATTCAAGCCGATTTTTTAGAATTTTATTTTGGTGGAACCGAGGTAAATGTTGGTATTTCAATTGCAATTTTTGGAGGTGATGTAAAACATATTACTTGCATTTCAGAAGATTTTGTAGGTGAAACTGCCATTTCTTATTTACGAAAATTTGGAGTGGACACCTCTGCTATTGTTAGATCTAAGCGTCCGTTAGGTGTTTACTTTTTAGAGGTTGGTGCAGTTATGCGACCTAGCACAATTTCTTACAATCGTTCGCATTCTTCCTTCTCAGAAATTCAACCGAATATGGTTAACTGGGAAACATCTTTAGAAGGTGGTAAATGGTTTCATTGGACAGGCATAACTCCTGCCCTTTGCAAAGGTGGTTACGAAACTTTAAAAGATGGTTTAATTTTAGCAAAAAAGAAAGGTTTAACTATTTCTGCAGACCCAACGTACAGAAAAGGTTTATGGAATTATGGTGTAAATGCCAAAGATGCTTTATCAGATTTATTAAGTTATTCAACAATATTTATTGGTGGTATTAATGAAATTAATGAAGTATTAGGTACTAATTTTGGATATTCTAATGAAGATTTTATTGAAGCAAGTAAACAATTAATGCTTAAATTTCCTTCTATTGAAAAAGTATTTGATAAAATTAGAACCGCTGTAAACTCTTCTTGGAATAAAATTAGAGCTAGAATGTGGAATGGTAAAGAGTTTAGAGAAACCAAAGATTTAGATATTACACATATTATTGATAGAATTGGAACTGGAGATGCTTTTGCTGCTGGATTAATTTATGGTTTACAACATTATGACGATATTAAATCTATGGAATTTGCAAGTGCAGCAAGTGCGCTAAAACACACCTATGAAGGTGATGTAAACTTTTCGTCTGTAGATGAAGTATTAGGTATTTTAGATGGAAATATTACTGGAAGATTTAATAGATAAGATTAAAATTAATTAATACTAATTAAAAAAAGTAGCGTTTAAAACGCTACTTTTTTTTATAATAAATTTTATTGAGTAAGCATTCTTGCCGTAAAAACTACTTTAGAATCTTTTAACCTATTGCCTTTAAAAAACAATTCATGATTAATATTTGATTCTGGGTTGTTTATATTACTATGAATCTCTATTTTATCATCTAAAAAAGTTTCTGCAGAAAAATTAATTTCATACTCTTTAACCTTAAATAATTTATGATAAGTAAACGGTATTGAATCAAGTACCCACTGTGTATATTTTACATTATTTACATGATTATTCATGTCTAAGTCACTATTTCTAACTTCAAATGTTTTTGTAGCCCCTATTTCTTTAGGAAGGTTAATTTTTTCTGCTAAAAAATCTAATGAATAATCTTTTCTAGGTTTAAATAAACTTTCAGTATTTTCTATTTTTTTAGGCCTTCTGGTTTTACTATCTAAAATCATCCAACTTGTTGAACATGCTCCTATTTTTTCATTATTTAAAAATATTTCATATTCACGAATTGCATAAAAATCAATAACTGGTTTTGTCCAAGTTTTAATAGTTATGGTATCATCTAAGCTTGGCCAAGTATCTATTTGTAATTTTTGTCTGGTTAGCACCCAAAAAAAACCTTTTTCCATCGAACTTTCGTAACCAAAACCTAGTTTTAATGCATGTTCACTAGCAATATCTTGCAGTATTTGCAACAAACCAAATAAGCCTAATTTTTTATTTGTATTTATATTTATACTATTTATTTTATAAGTTTCATCAAAAACAGATTCCAAGTCTTTCATTTATTTTATTAGTTTGTATTTTTATTTGATATTAAATACAATAGAAGTTTTAACTAATTTTAAGTCCTAATTTTTCAGCTCTTTGCAGCATAAAAGCGTAAGCTTCATCGTAATCGTTTGCAATTTTACCATCTAAAATAGCTTCTTTTATAGCATCTTTAATTTGCCCAATTTCTCTACAAGGTTTTAAATTAAAGGTTTCCATTATTAACTCACCAGAAATTGGAGGTTGAAATTTACGTACGTGATCTCGTGCTTCAACTTCCTTAATTTTTTCGCGAACCATTTTAAAATTATTATGGTAACGTTTAAATTTAGTTGGATTTTTAGTTGTGATATCAGCTTCACAAAGCGTCATTAAACTATCAATATCTTCACCGGTATCAAAAATTAAACGCCTAACGGCAGAATCAGTTACATCAGTTGCTAAAACAATAGGTCTAGAACTTAAATACACCATTTTCTGAACAAACTTCATTTTATTATTTAAAGGCATTTTTAAGCGTTTAAATAATTTATAGACCATTTTAGAACCTACAAATTCGTGAGAATGAAAAGTCCAACCTATATTTTTATCAAACTTTTTAGTAGGCGCTTTTCCTATATCGTGTAATAAAGCTGCCCAACGCAACCATAAATCATCTGTGTTTTCAGAAATATTATCAACTACTTCTAAAGTATGGTAAAAATTGTCTTTATGTTTTTGACCTTCAATTTCATCTACACCTTGTAAATTTGTTACTTCAGGTAAAAATCTATGCAGTAATTTAGTTTTATGCAACAATAAAATTCCTACTGATGGCTTTTTAGAAAGCATTATTTTATTAAACTCATCAATA includes the following:
- a CDS encoding ABC transporter ATP-binding protein yields the protein MNYFKKILKYAKPYLKYAYLNIVFNILYALFNVLSVLGFIPVLGILFGKEEKTYTKPVYTGIASIYDFVSSSLNYKVTELMENGGIDKALLFICILSFSLFFFKNLFRYLASFVLAFLRNGVVKDLRDSLYHKIIGLPLSYFSEKKKGDIIARMTSDVQEVENSFLTSLETIVREPLTIILTLISMFAISAKLTLFVFILLPVSGFIISAISKKLKAKSLLAQQETGTFLSFMEETLTGLRVIKGFNAETKIEHKFNNSTTKFRDLMTSVIQRKTLASPMSEFLGSATIIAILWFGGKLVLGDNSDMQPQEFFGYIGLFYLVLNPAKAISTAFYSIQKGNASAERIIDILETKNTIVDKPNAQIKNNFNTEISFENISFKYLDEYVLKDFSVKIKKGQTVALVGQSGSGKSTLANLITRFYDVNKGAIKIDGVDIRDLSQKSLRDLMGIVTQESILFNDTVKNNISLGVENATLQEVEDAANIANAHEFIKDLPLQYETNIGDSGNTLSGGQKQRLSIARAVLKNPPIMVLDEATSALDTESEQLVQKALDKMMENRTSLVIAHRLSTIQKADLILVLKKGKIVEQGKHDELLVQKGEYFKLVTMQTL
- a CDS encoding sugar kinase → MSQIITFGEVLMRLSPIGNKKFIQADFLEFYFGGTEVNVGISIAIFGGDVKHITCISEDFVGETAISYLRKFGVDTSAIVRSKRPLGVYFLEVGAVMRPSTISYNRSHSSFSEIQPNMVNWETSLEGGKWFHWTGITPALCKGGYETLKDGLILAKKKGLTISADPTYRKGLWNYGVNAKDALSDLLSYSTIFIGGINEINEVLGTNFGYSNEDFIEASKQLMLKFPSIEKVFDKIRTAVNSSWNKIRARMWNGKEFRETKDLDITHIIDRIGTGDAFAAGLIYGLQHYDDIKSMEFASAASALKHTYEGDVNFSSVDEVLGILDGNITGRFNR
- a CDS encoding acyl-[acyl-carrier-protein] thioesterase, whose amino-acid sequence is MKDLESVFDETYKINSININTNKKLGLFGLLQILQDIASEHALKLGFGYESSMEKGFFWVLTRQKLQIDTWPSLDDTITIKTWTKPVIDFYAIREYEIFLNNEKIGACSTSWMILDSKTRRPKKIENTESLFKPRKDYSLDFLAEKINLPKEIGATKTFEVRNSDLDMNNHVNNVKYTQWVLDSIPFTYHKLFKVKEYEINFSAETFLDDKIEIHSNINNPESNINHELFFKGNRLKDSKVVFTARMLTQ
- a CDS encoding CCA tRNA nucleotidyltransferase, producing MPNNNTYKDALMHPIFEYISRASKKIQLDSYVIGGFVRDYFLKRGAPKDIDIVAVGSGIELAQEVANLLPNKPKVQVFKTYGTAMLRYNDVEIEFVGARKESYNEASRNPVVEDGTLQDDQNRRDFTINALALSLNETNYGVLLDPFNGMTDLESKIIKTPLNPDITYSDDPLRMMRAIRFASQLNFVIEAESLNAITRNAERLDIITRERIIDEFNKIMLSKKPSVGILLLHKTKLLHRFLPEVTNLQGVDEIEGQKHKDNFYHTLEVVDNISENTDDLWLRWAALLHDIGKAPTKKFDKNIGWTFHSHEFVGSKMVYKLFKRLKMPLNNKMKFVQKMVYLSSRPIVLATDVTDSAVRRLIFDTGEDIDSLMTLCEADITTKNPTKFKRYHNNFKMVREKIKEVEARDHVRKFQPPISGELIMETFNLKPCREIGQIKDAIKEAILDGKIANDYDEAYAFMLQRAEKLGLKIS